A single region of the Triticum dicoccoides isolate Atlit2015 ecotype Zavitan chromosome 2B, WEW_v2.0, whole genome shotgun sequence genome encodes:
- the LOC119365436 gene encoding auxin-responsive protein SAUR72-like, producing the protein MEQLGGKKSNKITEIVRLQQMLKKWRKLSVASKDTTAAASTPTVATVTAGGNGESKAKKFLKRTLSFTESPPSAAASGPPPKGHLAVSVGPAMRRFVIPTEYLKHQAFAALLREAEEEFGFQQEGLLRIPCDVPAFEAILRAVDKGRAGGKHKDAAFCYCSAEFAIAADVGTPNNSLCR; encoded by the coding sequence ATGGAGCAGCTCGGGGGCAAGAAGTCGAACAAGATCACGGAGATCGTGCGGCTGCAGCAGATGCTCAAGAAGTGGCGCAAGCTGTCCGTCGCGTCGAAGGACACGACGGCGGCCGCCAGCACGCCCACCGTCGCCACGGTCACCGCCGGCGGCAACGGCGAGAGCAAGGCCAAGAAGTTCCTGAAGCGGACGCTGTCCTTCACGGAGAGCCCGCcgtcggcggcggcgtcggggccGCCGCCCAAGGGCCACCTGGCGGTGTCGGTGGGCCCGGCGATGCGGCGGTTCGTGATCCCGACCGAGTACCTCAAGCACCAGGCGTTCGCGGCGCTGCTCCGGGAGGCCGAGGAGGAGTTCGGGTTCCAGCAGGAGGGCCTGCTCCGCATCCCCTGCGACGTGCCCGCCTTCGAGGCCATCCTCCGCGCCGTCGACAAGGGCCGCGCCGGCGGCAAGCACAAGGACGCCGCCTTCTGCTACTGCAGCGCCGAGTTCGCCATCGCCGCCGACGTCGGCACCCCCAACAACTCGCTCTGCAGATAA